The Spiroplasma apis B31 genomic sequence GTTAATGGGTTATACTATCGGATGTATTGGTACTAAAAAAACCAAAGAAATACACCCTCTATTATGATTCTTGGATGTAGTATTTATTCTATACTTTATTGCCTACGCATTCATTCAATAAATATAAAAATATTAAGGAGAAATATGGAATTTAAACATAATCTAAAATTATTAATTAGCAATAATGAAATACAAGAAAAAATCAAAGTTTTTGCTAAAGAAATAAATGAAAAATATAAGAATGAGACTTTAACTGTTATAACAATTATGAATGGAGCTGTATTCTTTTTTGCAGATCTTGTAAAACTATTTGAAATGCCTATAAAAATGGATACAATTGTTGTTTCTAGCTATTCAGGTACTAATTCCACTAAGGAATTAAAGTTTCATAAAAAAGTGATAAAACCAATTATTGAAGGCCAACATGTCTTGATAATTGAGGACATCATCGATACTGGAATAACAATGACTGGAGTTTATGAATATCTAAATAATTTAAATCCAAAAACATTAGACATTGTAGTTTTGGCAACTAAGAAGGAAAACCATCCTGAATTCAAATACCCTTATAAGGCACTATTTGAAGTACCAAATAAATTCATAGTTGGGTATGGTTTTGAAATTGATGATCTTTATCGTCAACTAGATTGTGTTTATACTGTCGAGGATTAAAAAATTAATAATAATAAAATTAAAAAACAAGTTTTTATAAAAAACTTGTTTTTTAATTTACCTCATTAATACATACTTTTATTTGTTATGAAATCGATATTAATAACTTACTAACACATTGTACATATTCCATTGTAAATATTTGTCGACTTCTATAGACGGCTTCTTATAAATTAGTATATTTGATAAGTTTCACTTTCTAATAAGTCACCATATTAATGTATAATAAAAAAAATAAGGAAAAAAAAGACTACAAATAGAATATATCGATTACTTAATTTAAGATAGTGTGATTTGTTAGGTAGTGTTTTTGTTTTTTGTCACATTAATAATGAACAAAAAATTCCAAATTTTAAAAGGAAATAAAAGGGAATAAGGTAAAAATATGAATAACAGATTATTTCTCTATAATTTGAGACAACCACTTAAAAATAAATGAACTTGAATTTTAAGCACACTATTTGTGGTTTTATCAATAGTAATTGAGCTTGTTTCATTTATAAATTTTTTTAATGATTCTAAAACTATTGCTTCTGGATATTCAACTTTTAATTCATTTTTTTCTGTCAAAAATATTTTTGATTTGATATTTTTAGGCATTTTAATTATTTATTTAACTGTTTTATTATTTTTGATTGATAAAGAAAATGGTAAATTGAGTTTAGAAATTAAAGGTGGCATAAGTTGAAAGTTCATATTCTTACAAAGAATATCGACTTTTATAATTTACCTTTTGTCAATACTATCGATATTTATCTTACTGGAATCTTTAATTGCTATTTCAATAATTAAAAACTATAAAGATGCAGCCTTAAAAATTTTCAAAACTTTTCCCTTTCTGTTTTTATACTCAATAATTGTATTTTCTATAACATTAGTTTTAATCTTGTTCATAAATAAAAAAATTAGCTTACCTGTAATTTCTTTTTTTATAACCTTATTATCTCTTTCTCCAATAATAGGTATCTCAAATTATGACAAAACAAATAAAATTTATGAAGTGATGGGTAAATATTCGGGATTAAAACGTTATCATAATTACGATACAAATATGAAAAAGGATGAAAATTTAAAAAATATTGATAAATCATTTTATAAAATTTATTCAAGTACTAAAACAGATGATGCCACAGCCTTGTTAACGGGTAATTATCATTATCTTGTTGAAAAAACAGATATTTTTAAAGATGAACCAAGTTTAGTTGAGTTAATCAAACATTTTGACAAAATTTTCGAAAACAATATTAGTAGTTTTAAAAAGTATGATTCTCAATCAAATTATCATAAGATCAAACAGAGTTATATCTATAAAATGAATATTTTATTCATGAAATCATCAGAAGTTAATGATAATTACCTATATAATTTAATAAAAAAAGTGAGTGATTTAAATAAAGAACCGAAGTATGACTTATTTTTGAAAACTTTAGAAGAATTTTCATTAGAGTTTTTAAAATTTTTCGATTCAATTAGTTTCTCTTCAATAGATATTTCCAGAGTTAGACTTGAAAATTTTATTAATGAAAACGAAAACCACCAAAAATCATTTTTGAACGATTCTGACAATTATTATAAAACTGTAGATCAAATTGATTTTTATTGGTTTTTATCTTTAATTTATTTTGAAATGTACAGTATTGCTAAAACAAATCTTTCTAATTTAGTGTTAGATGATGGCTTTCAAGAAAATCTGTCGGAGCTAAAAAAACAAGCAAATTATAACCCATTTAATCAATTATCCTCTTTACAATTTGGAGATTATAAAGAAGATAATAGTGATGTTTATTACAAAACTTTTGGTAAATCAGTTTACCAAAGTTCATTACCTATAATGATAATACCAAATTCAATCAAATATTATAAAGTTGCAAGTAAACCTGAAAACTCTAATATAAGTTTCGATGATATAGAAGAAGTTGAAGTTACTATCACTAACTATGTAGAAACTTATTTAGTATATTTACTTTTGTTTATTTTATTAATAGCTCCAAGTTATTTAAGTTTTAGAAGATATTTAGTTAGTCAATAAAGTTAGATATTTAAAGGAGGAGCTAGAATGAGAGAATTTAGAGATAATATTTCAATAATGAATTTCTTATTTAAGAAAATCATCATGAACTATAAATTCATTTTGATAATGTTTTTATTATTCATCTCGGTGACTGTAATGCAAATTATAGTTGTTTTAGCAACCTCTAATAATATCAAATACAAAAGTTCTATTTCCGAACTTTCTCAATATGTTGTTTCCATAATTTATTTTAAAACTATAGTATCAAATATTCTTTTTACGATTTTAAGCTTTGTATTTACATATTATTTTATTAAAAAGCATCAAGATCAAGGAATTTTAAGCTTAGAAATTAAGGCTGGAGTAAAACTAAAATATGGAATATTATATAGGCTAATCATTATTTTCACTTATTGTATTAGTACATTATTAATATGCTTATTTTGCGAATATATTTGTACATTGTTCATAAAAGAAAGTTTCAAGCATATTAGTAGTTTAACATTAAATAAATATAGCTTTTACTTGTTGAATATTATAATTACAGTCAGTTTTACTTTTCTTCTATTTAACTTTATAAAAGATTACGTCGTTTACATACTTTTTGGATCATCATTATTGATATTGCCATTAGTCTCATATTTAATGCCGGTCCTGTTAAAATCAAATCAAACATATTTTAATACAATTAAAAACTCTGCTGAAATAAATACAAAAAGCATTATTTTTGATGATCTATATAAACTATCCAATAGTATACTTGAAGATAATCTTTTGAAAAGTTCATTAAACTTGAAGTTTGATATAGGCTCAACTAAAGATAAAACTGTAAGTCAAGGGAACTTTTTAAATGATAATTACTTAAATAGAATAAAAAAAGAAAATCAGGAGTTTTTTGACTTTATAAGTTACATTCATGATCGGTATAAAACAATATATCCTAATTCATCAATATCGGATTATCCACAGTTAAATAATTTTTATTACAACAAGGTTATAACCATCGAAACATTTGACCCATATTATTTTTTCAATATATTAAAAGACTTTAATAATCATGACAATAACTTACTTTACAAAGATTTTTTTAAAAATCTAGAAATATTCTCAAAAAAGTTTATATTTAATAATACTTTTAACGATAATTTATATATTGATGATAATTCAGCTAAAATAGATATAAATTTATGAGAATACAAAGATTTAAATAAGTACACTTCATTCCAAGAAATTTCTATGTATTGATTGATTTCAACATTGTATCAGTCATTAGATAATTTTTCGATTGAACGTGAAAAGGGTGTCGATAGTATAGAAATATTGATCGATAATAAAAATAGTAAAATAATAAATAGCATAAAAACACTTTTGTATCTTAATCCAATAGAATTATTTAATCAAATAAGATTAGGAAGTTATTACAATAAAGGATTATATTATCAAAATATTGGAAATTACTTTGATGATAATAATTTCACTCTTGGACGTGAATATTGATCATTAAAAGAAAAAACTATACCGATAATAAATACAGATTATAAAATATTAAATTATGAAGGCAAAAAAAGAGTCATTTTTAATTATGAAGGATTTTACTTTTTCCTATTAATTTTGAGCTTTTTTATAATTTGATTAAACTATTATAAATTGAAATTAACAATAATCAGTTAAGAATAAGGAGATAAATATGATTGAAGTAATTAATTTAAGTAAAAGCTTTAAAAAAAATAAAAACCCCGCAATCAAAGACATTAGTTTCAAAATAAACAAAAATGATATATGTTTATTTTGTGGACCTAATGGTGCAGGTAAAACCACAACTATTAAATCAATTTTCCAGGAACTAAAATATGATAGCGGACAAATAAAAACAAACCAAAATAAACTAACTAGTAAAGATCTAAATAAGTTTGCTTTTTTCCCTGACAGCAACAATATCCCTTTAACTTTGACTGTAAAGGAATATATTGAGTACGTTGGTATAATTTATAAAGTAGACAAAAAAACTTTGGCAGAAAAGTTAGAATCGTTAAAAGAATCCTTCAATTTAGAGGAGCATTTTAACAAAAAATTAAAAGAATTATCCGCTGGTTGAAAAAAAAGAGCTATTTTCGCAGCAATTTTAGTTAATGAACCAGAATATATATTCATGGATGAACCTACAGCTAATTTAGATATCGCTTCTCAAGATTATTTTGTGAAATTAGTCAAAGAATTGAACAAAAAAGGAGTAACTTTTTTTATTACAACACATCAAATAGAAGATTTTGCTAAAATAACTAATCATTTAATATTGATAAATAAAGGTGAAGTTTTACTAGATAAATATGTAGATGGTGAAAAAGAAAATTTGAAAGAATTGTATTTAAAGTATATTAATGAAAATGAGAAAAACCCTAATTTATATGAAAAAATATATAAAAATAACAAAAAATAAAGATTTTTTCTTATTACTTAGACTGAAATACTAAATTTTGTATTTAATAGCATAAAATTTTGAAGTTTATAATATCAATCTTTAATGACTTTTTTCATTCTATTAAATTTGAATTTTAATAATATATGGTTTACAACATATTTAGGACATTTATAAAATTAGTTTTAATATGATATAATTTATTTGTGAATAAATATCAAATTTATTTATCGAAATAGAAAGAGGGAATAAATATGAAGAAATTAATTATGTTAGGAGCGTTTGCTTTAACCGCTTCTTCAAGTACTTTAGCAGTATCATGTAGTGAAAATATACCAGAATTTTCAACAACTAAAAGATTAGGATTTTTAGATAAAACTGAATTTACATCAAAAACTGATAGAATAACTATTTTTATTATTTTGCCAGAAGATTTAAGTTCAAAATATAAATTCGATGTTTTCTTTAATAATGCAGATAGTACTAAAAAAGATGAAACTTTAAAAGTTTCAGAATTGAAACAAAATGCTGATAACAAAAGAATTTACCATGGTGAAATAACATTCAATGCGGAAGCAGAGTACCCAAAAACAGAAAAAGTTGTAAAACTTAATATTGGATTTAAAGATG encodes the following:
- a CDS encoding lipoprotein, with the protein product MKKLIMLGAFALTASSSTLAVSCSENIPEFSTTKRLGFLDKTEFTSKTDRITIFIILPEDLSSKYKFDVFFNNADSTKKDETLKVSELKQNADNKRIYHGEITFNAEAEYPKTEKVVKLNIGFKDVITQRIFADKEITIKPETSKVD
- a CDS encoding ABC transporter ATP-binding protein; this encodes MIEVINLSKSFKKNKNPAIKDISFKINKNDICLFCGPNGAGKTTTIKSIFQELKYDSGQIKTNQNKLTSKDLNKFAFFPDSNNIPLTLTVKEYIEYVGIIYKVDKKTLAEKLESLKESFNLEEHFNKKLKELSAGWKKRAIFAAILVNEPEYIFMDEPTANLDIASQDYFVKLVKELNKKGVTFFITTHQIEDFAKITNHLILINKGEVLLDKYVDGEKENLKELYLKYINENEKNPNLYEKIYKNNKK
- a CDS encoding ABC transporter permease; protein product: MNNRLFLYNLRQPLKNKWTWILSTLFVVLSIVIELVSFINFFNDSKTIASGYSTFNSFFSVKNIFDLIFLGILIIYLTVLLFLIDKENGKLSLEIKGGISWKFIFLQRISTFIIYLLSILSIFILLESLIAISIIKNYKDAALKIFKTFPFLFLYSIIVFSITLVLILFINKKISLPVISFFITLLSLSPIIGISNYDKTNKIYEVMGKYSGLKRYHNYDTNMKKDENLKNIDKSFYKIYSSTKTDDATALLTGNYHYLVEKTDIFKDEPSLVELIKHFDKIFENNISSFKKYDSQSNYHKIKQSYIYKMNILFMKSSEVNDNYLYNLIKKVSDLNKEPKYDLFLKTLEEFSLEFLKFFDSISFSSIDISRVRLENFINENENHQKSFLNDSDNYYKTVDQIDFYWFLSLIYFEMYSIAKTNLSNLVLDDGFQENLSELKKQANYNPFNQLSSLQFGDYKEDNSDVYYKTFGKSVYQSSLPIMIIPNSIKYYKVASKPENSNISFDDIEEVEVTITNYVETYLVYLLLFILLIAPSYLSFRRYLVSQ
- a CDS encoding phosphoribosyltransferase is translated as MEFKHNLKLLISNNEIQEKIKVFAKEINEKYKNETLTVITIMNGAVFFFADLVKLFEMPIKMDTIVVSSYSGTNSTKELKFHKKVIKPIIEGQHVLIIEDIIDTGITMTGVYEYLNNLNPKTLDIVVLATKKENHPEFKYPYKALFEVPNKFIVGYGFEIDDLYRQLDCVYTVED